The genomic stretch GCACATTTCTCTGGTGTTTTCGTTGCACGGGGCCACAGGTCGCGGTTTGAGTACTGCCGGAGATGGGTTTATCAAGTTCCACCAACAGGTTCTCAGCGTGTTGAACCGTGGGCTCCGCTTCAACGGGTGCCCCAGACTGTTTGTCGCCCGACTGGGCGCCAAACCGCTATGAAGCATGTTTTTGCCGGTGAAGCATGTTTGAGAAACACACATCAGGTTGGTTGGTCGTGAGGAAACACCGCCACCGACATGGCAATTACGCGTGGCTACTTGTTGTGCAGGCTGCTTCCTTTCGAGTTGCGGGTTGGCGGGTCCACTGTTTCAAGCTTGTCTGGCCTTGGCATTCTAAAACACTTCGCCGCCATGTTCGTCAGCTCGTCGCCCACTCATCGCTCGCCCGCTCATGCCGACGGTGGCATAACTGCGCCTCATCATCGACAAGCGGCTGTGCAGAGACCGACATGCGCTGCGAAGATGATGCTAAAACGCGCATCTGGGTGGGAACTTGCTGACAGAACCGCCTTCCCCGCACTTATTGATACAACATCACAACACCTTCGATCAGCTGTCTTGTGCGACTTTACCCGTCCAAGGTGCCACAGTGTTGAAACGCAACTGCAGCGCGAGCCATGCTTCTTGCTAGTACATCCACAATTCTTTGACAGATTTGCTAGGACGCGTAACATACTCCATCACCCTTCCGATATCTCTTCGATGAGGCTGGAGGGGGCTTGAACCAATCATACGAAGTATCCAAGGCCCATAAGGCTCGTTTCGAATTTGTGTTAGCCAAATTCGAGTCCTTCTAGACTTTCTGCCTGAGAAGGTGACAGGAACTAGGCTTGATGTCCACCATAGATGACTATTAGTGCAGTACGCGTAGCGTTTCGTCATACAAACGATGTGGATACCACTTTGCTCTCGAGTATCGCTTAGTGCTCTCATACCATCTATCATGCGTCGGCATCGGATCGGAGTGCAGGGTGCGGGTTTCATATTTTCCTTAGGTTTTACTTACTGCACGGCTGTGGTTGCAAAGACATTCCTTCTTTAAAAGCAACCTCTTCGCACCCTCCTTCATCACCACATCCATTAGGCCGAGCCTGTGTTCTGTTTCTTTCGAGGTTGTGTTTTGTTTCCTGTCTTTGTTCCTTTCTTCCGTTCTCTCATCCACCTTTTTCCTTCCCTTCCAAACGACAGGTCTTTTACCTCCGGCTGCCGGTCAGCATTAGCTCAACATGCCTTCATTCAAAATTCTCCTCTTTGTCGCTCTTTTGGCAGCTGTCGTGCTAGCTGTTCCCGCCCCAACACTCAGGAGGGGCCTTCAAAAACGTTCATTCGAGATTCCCAGACAGATCAACAGGGCTCACCCCACTGGACCCAATGGAATGGTTGCCATGAGACAGGTGTTCAGGAAGTACAACTTCAAAGTCAAGGAAGACTTCATGGTCAAGGAGGGCTTCATTTCCTTCAACAAGCAAGCCGGAAACTCGTCTGCCACAGCCGCTGCCGCCGGTGGCAACAAGACCTCCGGAAGTGTCGCCGCCAACCCGGCGAACAACGCTGCCCTCTTTCTGTCTCCCGTGGACATCGGCGGTCAGATGCTCAACTTGGACTTCGACTCTGGCTCTTCCGATCTGTAAGCTTCATCTTCCCACCCAGGCTACGCTTCACTAACACCTTTTGCTCAGTTGGTGTTTCAGTACTGATCTTGACCCTCAGCTCATTGGCCAACACGCAGCCTTTGATGCCTCAAAGTCTACTACCTTCAAGAAGACTGCAGGCGCGCAATGGAAGATCAGCTACGGAGATGGTTCTGGTGCTGCCGGTACCGTTGGCACTGATACCGTCACCATCGGAGGCGTAAAGGTCGAGGGACAAACTGTCGAGCTTGCCAATGCTGTCTCTCAGTCCTTCGTCCAAGACACCAACACTGACGGTCTTGTCGGTCTTGCCTTCTCCAAACTCAACACTGTCAACGACGGCACCAAGAAGACTCCAGCAAAGACCTTTTTCGACAACGTCATGCCCAACCTGGACATGCCTGTCTTCACTGCCGATCTCAACCCAGACGGCAGCGGAACGTACGCGTTCGGCAAGATTGATTCCACAAAGTTCGTAGGCGAAATGGCGTGGGTGCCCGTCAAGGCCGAGACTGGTTTCTGGCAATTCGGCTCTACCAAATTCGCTGTCGGTGACCAGCTTTTCGAGAACCCTCAAGGCTCTGACGCCATTGCCGACACCGGTACATCGCTTCTCCTTGTTGACCAGCAGGTCGCCGAGGCATACTACTCGCAAGTCAAGGGTGCTCAGCTCAACGCTCAGGTCGGTGGTTTCATCTACCCATGCAACGCCAAACTGCCCGACATGAGCGTCGCCATCGGTGACTCCTACATGGCCAAGATCCCGGGTAGCCAGATCACCTTCGCAACTGTTGATGCCGCAAACACGACTTGCTTTGGTGGTGTACAAGGAAACCAGGGTGGAGGTCTCCAGATCTACGGTGACGTTATGTTCCGATCGCAGCTTGTCGCTTTCAACGGCGGCAACCAGTCGCTCGGACTTGGCCAGAAGCCTGCTCCTAAATAAGCGCACAGCTCCGTTATGATTGCATGCATTCAGTAGGGGCATGTAAAGCCTACTGACTTGTACATAATTCGATATCCCTTGCACATTCTTTTAAGTACATACGGCCGGAAAAATTCATAGCTATACTGCATAGCCAGAATCTAATATAAATAACAATTCGCGCACAGCGCTCTAATGACTTTTCTCTGTAAGTCTTCAACTCAAAGTGACATTCCGGTGTGACCATGACCACGTGGAAGCGCTAGCTAAAGGGAGCGAAGAAGCGGAAGGCGCATCCCAAGCTTGAGACTGACCTTCAACGAGCGACGAAACGCAACTTTACCTGCACTATTCCTAATTCCTTGCCAATCCTTACTGAGAAACATTACATTCATGGCAACTATTGAGCTAGAGCTCGATCTGGAGCCTGTCTCGCAGGAGGATACAGAGCTCAGCATCATTGAGTACGCCCGGTCGCACGG from Pyrenophora tritici-repentis strain M4 chromosome 1, whole genome shotgun sequence encodes the following:
- a CDS encoding Asp multi-domain protein, with the protein product MPSFKILLFVALLAAVVLAVPAPTLRRGLQKRSFEIPRQINRAHPTGPNGMVAMRQVFRKYNFKVKEDFMVKEGFISFNKQAGNSSATAAAAGGNKTSGSVAANPANNAALFLSPVDIGGQMLNLDFDSGSSDLWCFSTDLDPQLIGQHAAFDASKSTTFKKTAGAQWKISYGDGSGAAGTVGTDTVTIGGVKVEGQTVELANAVSQSFVQDTNTDGLVGLAFSKLNTVNDGTKKTPAKTFFDNVMPNLDMPVFTADLNPDGSGTYAFGKIDSTKFVGEMAWVPVKAETGFWQFGSTKFAVGDQLFENPQGSDAIADTGTSLLLVDQQVAEAYYSQVKGAQLNAQVGGFIYPCNAKLPDMSVAIGDSYMAKIPGSQITFATVDAANTTCFGGVQGNQGGGLQIYGDVMFRSQLVAFNGGNQSLGLGQKPAPK